The following proteins come from a genomic window of Lycium ferocissimum isolate CSIRO_LF1 chromosome 4, AGI_CSIRO_Lferr_CH_V1, whole genome shotgun sequence:
- the LOC132054072 gene encoding RNA demethylase ALKBH10B-like, with protein sequence MAPAVAVAGHHRVVPLATPSAAEATPVVQPAMVSETFAKDAILAWFRGEFAAANAIIDALCNHITQLEGGRSSEYESVFASIHRRRLNWIPILQMQKYCSIAEVTLDLRKVAEKKMKEREEVPKQCGTEVNGDVASSNSVECSENGDSSRDDSPESDITDTGSQIQPLLESVEFCSNHENCEARHAQMKMTKGFVSKEPVKGHMVNVVRGLKLFEDVFTPNEISKLYDLVNELRVAGQNGDLKGETFILFNQQVKGNKREMIQLGTPIFGQIKEEATCLKSNIEPIPALLQGVIDHLVQWNLISESRRPNSCIINYFDEGEYSQPFLKPPHLDQPVSTLLLSESMMAFGRALVSDSDGKYKGSFMLSLKEGSLLVMRGNSADMARHALCSSASKRVAITFFKVRTEMNSSVSDQIPPLTKAMTLWQPGVPTRYSTPNGAANGYKIMDVTPKWSFLRAPEVMLAPVHPMVLSPRRIPNGGTGVFLPSSRKPAKHLPPRAQKRRFLELPSPGNSPKSVSSSEASMEV encoded by the exons ATGGCGCCAGCTGTCGCCGTTGCTGGACACCACCGTGTAGTACCGTTAGCGACGCCGTCGGCGGCGGAGGCGACTCCGGTGGTGCAACCGGCAATGGTATCGGAGACATTTGCTAAGGATGCAATATTAGCGTGGTTTAGGGGTGAGTTTGCAGCTGCAAATGCGATAATAGATGCGTTATGTAACCATATAACACAGCTTGAAGGAGGGAGATCATCGGAGTATGAATCGGTATTTGCAAGCATACATAGAAGGAGACTGAATTGGATCCCAATTCTTCAGATGCAAAAGTACTGTTCTATTGCTGAGGTTACTCTTGATTTACGGAAAGTTGCTGAGAAAAAGATGAAGGAGAGAGAAGAGGTACCGAAACAGTGTGGTACGGAAGTGAATGGTGACGTGGCAAGCAGTAATTCCGTGGAGTGCTCTGAAAATGGAGATTCATCAAGAGATGATTCTCCTGAGAGTGACATCACTGATACAG GATCCCAAATACAGCCGTTGCTAGAAAGTGTTGAATTCTGCTCAAACCATGAGAACTGTGAGGCAAGGCATGCCCAAATGAAGATGACAAAGGGGTTTGTGTCAAAGGAGCCAGTCAAAGGGCATATG GTGAATGTAGTACGAGGTCTGAAGTTATTCGAAGACGTATTTACTCCAAATGAAATCTCTAAACTATATGACCTTGTGAACGAACTTCGTGTTGCTGGCCAGAATGGTGATCTCAAAG GtgaaacttttattttattcaaccAGCAAGTGAAGGGTAACAAAAGAGAGATGATTCAACTTGGGACCCCAATTTTCGGACAAATAAAAGAGGAGGCCACATGTCTTAAAA GTAACATTGAACCAATTCCAGCTCTTCTACAAGGTGTCATAGACCACCTGGTTCAGTGGAATCTAATATCAGAAAGTAGAAGACCTAACAGCTGCATCATCAACTACTTTGATGAG GGGGAGTATTCACAGCCTTTCCTAAAACCACCTCATTTGGACCAGCCAGTGTCTACCCTTCTCCTCTCTGAATCAATGATGGCATTTGGTAGAGCCCTTGTAAGTGACAGTGATGGGAAATACAAAGGATCATTCATGCTTTCTCTTAAAGAAGG GTCTCTTTTAGTCATGAGAGGAAACAGTGCTGATATGGCCAGACATGCACTGTGCTCATCAGCTAGCAAAAGAGTTGCTATTACATTCTTCAAAGTAAGAACAGAGATGAATAGCTCCGTCTCAGATCAAATCCCTCCTCTGACTAAAGCAATGACCTTATGGCAACCCGGTGTCCCAACACGATATTCGACTCCAAATGGAGCAGCTAATGGTTATAAGATAATGGACGTGACACCTAAATGGAGTTTCCTTAGAGCTCCAGAAGTTATGCTAGCTCCTGTGCATCCAATGGTTTTAAGCCCCCGAAGGATTCCAAATGGTGGTACTGGTGTTTTTCTTCCATCATCCAGAAAACCTGCAAAACATCTCCCGCCACGTGCCCAGAAAAGGCGGTTTCTTGAGCTACCTTCCCCTGGTAACTCGCCTAAATCAGTGAGCAGTTCAGAAGCAAGTATGGAAGTTTAG